The window CGCACCCCGCTGGTGGAGGCCGTCGCGCTCTCCACCGCGCCCGAGGTGCTGGAGATCCGCAGCACCGTGGCCGGGCCCGGCCGCGTGGAGCCGCTGGGCGTGGTGCTGCCGCGCTTCGTGGGCACCGACTCGGCCACGCAGACGCGGTGGGAGGTGGGGGTGGACTTCGGCACCTCCAACACCGTCATCAGCATCCGCGAGAACGAGCAGCCCGCCGCGCGCCTCTTCGGCTCGGAAGACCTGATGCTGCCGCTCACGCACACAGGCCCCGGCACGGCGGACCTGATGTCCGCGTACTTCTTTCCCGCGTCCATCCCCGAGCGGCCGTTCGGCACCGCGGTGGTGCACATGAAGAACCTGCCGCGGCTGGACGTGGAGGCCGAGAAGCTGGGCCTGCGCGTGACGGTGCCGTTCTCCGGCTACGTGGACAGCTACGAGACCAACAAGGTGGCGGGCGACCTCAAGTGGTCGCGCCAGAGCCACTCGTACTTCCTCTCCGCGTCGTTCCTGCGCCACGTCGTCGCCACCGTCCTGGGCGAGGCCGTTCAGCACGGCGTGGACCCGGCGCACGTCACCTTCCGCTGGGCGTACCCGCGCGCCTTTTCCACATCTCAGGTCAACCAGCTCCGCAAGCAGTGGCAGCACGTGATGGCCACCTTCGCGCACCTGGGCCTGGCCGAGGGCGCGCTGCGCGAGGAGCTGGACGAGAGCACCAGCGCGCTGCGGCACTTCTTCAACGCAGGCCAGGTGGGCGTCGCCGGCGACATGCAGGCGATCCTGGACATCGGCGGCGGCACGTCGGACCTGGCGGTGTACGGGCGCAACAAGGTGCTGGTGCTGGACTCGGTGATCCTGGGCGGGCGCAACCTGACCGGCCGCCGCCAGCAGGCCGCCTCGCAGGAGATGCTGGGGAACCCGTTCGTGGACGCCTTTTTCCGCTGGGCGTGCGAGCACGACCTGCCGCAGCAGGCCCGCGGTGTGGTGGAGACGTACCTGCGCGACGGCGAGGTGCACCTGGCGTTCAGCTACCTGGTGGGCACCGCGTGGTTTCAGCAGGGACGCGCGGCGCTGTTCCACGCCGACGCCGCGTTCCACGGCTTCCAGGGCATCATCTTCTACTTCTTCGGCGCGCTCTTCTACTACGTGGGCCTCACCTTCCGCGCGCTGGCGCCCGAAGGGGCGCCGGTGGAGCTGCCGCAGCGCGTCGTCCTCGCGGGCAACGGCAGCCGCTACATCGACTGGCTCACCGACCTCGTCCCGTCGCACGGCCCCGACGTGTTCAAGCGGGCGCTGGCCGCGCTGGCCGTGGCGGGAGCGGGCCCGGGCGCCGTTGCGTCCCGGCCGCCGCACGTAGAGCGCAGCGACAAGCCCAAGGAGGAGGTCGCGCGCGGACTGGTGGCGCTGGTGCAGACGTCGCAGCTCAGTGACACGGGCGCTGCCCTCACCCCCGTGATCGGCGAGCGGCTGGTGACGGGGAACGGGGCGGGAGACGCGGAGCGGCGCCTGGACGTCACCTCGCGCTTCGACGCGGGCGAGGTGGTGGACCAGGCGTGGGCGGCGGGGATGCGGTGGGAAGACGGGGAGATGGAGATCGAGCGCTTCCACGCCGCGCTGCTCGGCGCGGTCGGCGGCGTCGGGTCCTACGGCGAGCAGTGGGCGCGCACCGGGGCCCGCTACCGCTCCTTCTTCCAGACCCTCGACCGCCGCGACCTGCAGGAGGAGACGCGGCGCCGGCTGGAGTATCAGACAGGGCTGGAGAGCGGCTTCCGCGGCTCCATCTTCCTGCTCGAAGCCACGGCGGTGCTGGACCTCATGCGTGACGCCTTCTTCCGGAGGTAGGCCGTGGATCTCATGATGCGCTGGCTGCCGCTGGCCGTCTCGCTCGTGGCCGCGCTCGTCGCCGGCATGGCGTTCCGCACCGCGTCGGACGCCCGGTCGCGCGTGGACCGCATGCGGTCGGACGAGAAACGCGCGTCCCCGCAGCCCCGCCAGGTGGTGGACGGCAGCGTCGTCTCCCGCGGAGAGCACGACCAGCTGATGAAGCGAGTCCTCGATCTCTCCGCCGAACTGCGCGACTTGCGGGAATCGGTGGAGGCGACAGATGCGCCCGAGCCCGTCTCCGCCACTTCCCCTCGTACGGCCGACACGGACGGTGGATACCGGCGGACCGAGCCGGCGTATTCCCCGCCTCCGCCCAATGGCCAGCCGGTAGAGCTGTACGACGGTGGCGTGGTGCCCTCGCGGTCGCTGACGCCCGTAGCCACGCTGGTGGAGCAGGGATCGGGGCGCGCGCTGCTGTACCTGAACGAGCAGGTGGAGATCGATCACATGGCGCTGGAAAAATGGTCGGAGTTCTTCGATTTCGGCGGTGGCGGGGCGTATGCCCGCTACCGCACCGACAAGCCCGCTGTCCTCCAGTGGGACAAGGGCAGCAGCCGGGGCACCCTCGTGGAGCGCGGCACCGCACGTAACCTCTGATGTCCAGCATGACACCCTCCGCCACACCAGACGGCCCCTCGCTCGAGCCCGAGAACCTTCCCGAAGTGCCGCTCGTGGGCGGCGCTCCCCCTCCGCCTCTGGAGATGATCCGGCCGCCGGAGGCCGGGCACCTGCTCGCCCGCCGCTGGTGGATCGCGGGGATCGCGTTCTACGCCGCGTTCGTGGTCGTGTTCGTCTACAGCCTCCTCGGCGCGCCCGGCTCCTCGCTGCTCCAGCTCTTCGGGCTCGGCGAGGCGCGGAACCCGGCGGTCGCTGTGCTGGTGCTGGGCGGCATCGCACTATTCGTTGCTGCGGAGCGGTTCGCGAGTAAGGATATTCGAGCTATCGCGGACGAAGAGGAGGACATTAACTGGGTACTGAAGTACAAGCGGGAAGGGCTTCCACTCGTCTTCATGGACAAGGGCCGTCGTGAGGAGATGTACGACGCGAAGATCCGCTCGCTCCAGACCGATGCAACCACACGCGTCGAGACGCTGGTGGACGACCGGGTGCGCCGCATGTACGACGCGCATCTGGGCACGGGCTCCGCCCAGATCTCCACCGAGGACCTGCGCGGCATCGCCGAGAAGCGGACGGCGCGCTTCGGCAGCTTCACGCGCTACGCGTCATCGCTCCTGCTCCTCCTGGCCGTCCTCGGCACATTTGCTGGCGTGAAGACCGCGCTGCCCAGTTTGATTCAGGCCGTCTCAGCCTCTGGCGGAGATGGCGTGCAGACCGCCCTTGTGAAGCCGCTGCAGGCGGTTGCGGACGCATTCGGCGGCAATGCGCTGGCGCTCGTCGGCGCAATCGCCGCGGGGCTGATGGCGCAGGGGCTGGCCGTGGGCCGCCGCAACCTGCTGGAGCGCCTTGAGCTGGTCTCGGCCGAGTACATCTACGACAACCGCCGCACGCAATCCGCCGATCCTCTGCGGGCGGCGGTCGAGGCGCTCACCGAGAGCGCGGAGGAGATCCGGGAGGCGAGCCGCTCGTTCGGGGGAATCGAAGGGGCGCTGCAGGTGCTGGGCGACGACTTCCGTTCGGCGCTCGTGGAGTTGAAGGAGCGGCTCGTGGTGGTGGTGGAGCAGCAGGACCGCAACCACCAGGAGGATACGGCTCGCGGCCTCCAATCCATGCAGCAGCAGTTGGCAGAGCTGCGCCGGGCGGTGGATGCGAACAGCCGCGTCTACCAGGGCCTGGTGGATAGCGTGGGCGCCCGCGCCGCCGAGACCCGCGAGTCGGTGGCGGAGATGCGCGACGCCACCGGCCAGCTCACCCGCGGGCTGGAGGCGGTGCTGCGCCTCGGCGAGTCGTCCGAGCGCGCCTCGCGGCAGATCGACGAGGCGCTGGCGGGAGTGGCCTCGGTCGCCGAGCAGGTTCGCGAGCAGGGCGGGGCGCTGGCGGACGTGGTGGGCGGCCTCACCCCCGCGCTGCTGGGCGTGGGGGAGACGGTGCGCACGGCCAGCGAACGCATCGGCAGCATCGACGAGCGGGCGGCGAAGGCGTGGACCGAGGCATCGCTCCAGATCACCCGGCAGATTGCGGAGCTGCCCCGAGCCTCGGCGGCGGACCGCTATCCGGCGTCCGGTCCCGCCACATCTTCCTCCCCCACCGTCTCCGGAGTGGGGCCCGACGGCGTCGCGCTGCTCCGGCGCATCGCATCGGCGGCGGAGGCGAACTCGCAGCGGCTCACGGCGCGCACGCTGGTACTGCTGCCCATGGCCGGCGTGACGGGCGCGGCGCTGCTGCTGTACGGCATCTACCGCCTGGCCCTGCGCTTCGGGCTGACCTGAGATGGCGATGCACGACGAGCTGACGGGCGAGGAGGGCTCCGGCCCCTGGCCCGCCTTCGCCGACCTCCTGGCCGCCACGACGCTGCTCTTCCTGGTCCTCTTCGCCGCCGTGGCGGTGCCCGCCATCCAACGCGCCGGGGCGGCCGACGCGAGAGAGAACACGCTGAAGAAGCTGGAGGTCGCCATCCGCGGGGCCGACACCGACAGCCGGGTCAGCGTGCGGCGCGTGGGCGACTACCTGCTGGTGCGCATCGAGGGCGACGCCACCTTCCCGGTCGACCGCTTCGAGCTGGCGAAGCTCAAGCCCGAGGGCAAGGTCATCCTCCGCTCGTTCGGCGGGTTCCTCCGCAGGCCCGAAGTGCTGCCCAACATCGACCAGGTGCAGGTGGTGGGGCACACCAGCAGCGAGGGCTCGCCGGAGCGCAACTGGATCCTCTCGGCCTCGCGCGCGGCCACCGTGTCGCTCTTCCTCATCGACAGCGTGGGTATCCCTGCGTGCCAGGTCTCGGCGCTGGGGCGCAGCCGGTACTACCCGGTGAACCCCGCCGCCGCCGCGTCCGGGCACGTGGACGAGGCCGACCGCCGCATCGAGCTGGAGATCCGCCCCGTCATACCGTCAGACACCGTGCAGCAGGCCCGCCGGAAGAGTTGCGTGGAACGCCGCGGATGAGCGGCTGGCCCACGCCCATCGCGGACGGGGCGCTGCGCAACCCCGTGGGCATCCCCCCCAACGTGGACCAGTGGCTGCGCGGGATCGAGATGCGCGCGCGGTCCATGCACGCGCGCCTGGAGCAGGCTTGCGCCGCCAGCCAGCCCCTCCCCGCCCTGCGCTCGGCCTTCGACGAGCTCTCGCTCTTCCTGGGCGAAGACGCCGCGAGCCCCTTCCGGCGCCTGCTCCGCCGCCCCCTGGCGCGCCTGGCGCTGCACCTGCCGGCGTCCCGGGCGTTCGACGCTTACGTCCGGCGCATGTTCGAGCGGGGGAATGGAGCGATCGAGCTACAGGCCGCGGCCGAGGCGTTCCGGCGCGAGATGGAGGGTGTCGCCCACCGCTACTCCCGCCTGCCCTACTTCACCGCCACCTGGCTGGCCGAGGCCCGCGTGACGGCCACCGAATTGGAACGGGCGCAGCGGGTGGAGAACGTGGAGTCGCTGCGGCGGCGGATGGCGCGCGTCGTACGCCGGCTGGAGGAGTTGGAGCGCTACCTTCCGCCCACCGGCGCGTTCCCGTCTCCGTCGTCCGATACCGCACGATCCGGCATCCCGCCTTCCGACACCACGTCGTTCGATACCGCACCATCCGGCATCGTAGAATCGTCGGACGTCGCTCAGCCGTTAACCGAGCCGACGGTGCCGGAGCTGCGCGCGGCGCTGGCGCTGCGGCTGGAGCGGCGGGCTGCAGCTCGTCCGCCGGAGGACACCGCGGACACGTTGCGGGCCGCGGGGGCGCTGCACGTGGCCGCGCTGGGCAGCGCCGGTGGATGGGCGTCGCCGGCGCGCGAGTCGCGGCACGTGGTGGCCGAGCGCCTGGCGCTGGAGGCGATGCGGCCGGGCGAGTCGCTGGCGCCGGAGGGCGAGGATGTGGACCTGTGGGGAGGGCTGCTGGGCTCCGCCACGGCCGCGCTCTACGGCCAGCCGGGCGAAGGATGGCAGGCGCAGCTCCCGGTGGACCGCGGCGCGGAGGATGACAGCGACGTGGATGGGACGCGGACCATCCTGTACGCGGTTCCCATCGACGACACGTTCGTCTGCCTCACGCCAGCGCACCCGGCGCCCGTGCGCGTGCATGCCCGCCGCGCCCGCGTGGGCGACGTGGTGGACTGCCGCATCTTCGCGGAGGACGCCGAGACCGAGCTGTCGCGGGCGCTCGCGGTCGACCCGCTCTTCGACGGCATCGCGCCGGATGCGGCAGGGTGGTACGTGACCGGGACGGAAGCCCGTGTCCGGGTGTTCGCGGGCGAGGGCGGCGACTGGTTCGGGCGCGTGGAGCGGAAGGGCGCGGCTAAGCTGCTCGCCACCCCGGGCTGGCAGCCGGCGGTGGACGAGCCGGGCGCGCTACGGGTCGTGGCCGGCTCCCGCCCGGGCCCGGAGCCCCTCGCCGTGGGCGGCGACGCGCGCGAGCCCGTGACGTTCCTGGGCACGGTCTCGCGCGAGGTGCGCACTCCGTTCGCCGAGCATCCGTGGGGCTGGCTGAAGACCCCCGTCTCGCCCGGCGGGCTCGACGCCGAGCGCGACCTCTTCCATGCGCTGGCGCCTGTCCGCCCGGGCATGGCGCTGCGGCTGCTGGGCACCGCGCGCACGCGGCCGCAGGACGGCGAGGGCTTCCTCTACGCGCGGCCGTTCGCCTTCCGGCTCGGCGATTCGCCTCCGCTGCGGAGTTGGATGGACGGCGCTGCCCGGTACGCATTCGTGCGAGCGGTCGCCCGCGCGGCCGCCGGGGTGCACGAGGCCGGCTTCGCGCTGGGGGTCTACCACCCGGACGCCTTCGCGTTCGGCGTGGAGTGGGATACGGAAGAACGCGGGTTCCGCCCCTCCGCCGTGGTGGTCGAAGCCCCGTGCGCGCGCCGCTTCGGCGAGCGCTTCTCGCCGCCCGCGGACGCCCTGGCCACCTCGCTCGAGTTCCCGCGGCTGCGCTTCCGCGGCGTCGCGCCCGTGATCCGCGTGGGCGACACCGCTAACCCCGAGACCGACGCGATGAGCTTCGGGCTGATGGTGCTGGAGCTGCTCGCCACGCGGCCTCTCCCCGTGCAGGGCTGGCTCCCGTGGGACCGCATCCCGCAGGTGGTGGCGGCGCACGGCTCCTGCTTCACGCGCCCGGCGCTCGCCACGAAGGTCGCCGCCTGCCTGGAATCCGTAGCGCACTCCGCGCAGCTCCTCTCCTTCATGCGCAGCCTCACCGAGAAGTAGCTCCATGGCCCGTGGCGGCGGTGTTATCTTGAGACGCGCCCCCGGTGGCCCGCTCCGTGCCGGAGGTTTTCGTCCGCATCCTCGCCGACGCCGACGCTCATGAATCAGACCATGCTCCAGCAGCGCCTGAACGTGGACCCTGACGTGATTGCGGAATTCTGCCGCAAGCACCACATCTCCCGTCTCGCGTTCTTCGGCTCGGTGCTCCGGGACGACTTCAACCCGGAGAGCGATATCGATGTCCTGGTGGACTTCGAGCCCGGCCACATTCCTGGCATGATGGCAATCATTGGGATGGAACTGGAGTTCTCCGAGTTCATGAACGGAAGGAAGGTCGACCTGAGAACTGCGAAGGACCTCAGCCGGTACTTCCGCGCAGAGGTGGTCGCCACTGCGGACGTGTGGTATGACGCTGCCTGATTCGGTGAGGCTGCGGCACATGCTGGAGGCGGCTGACGAGGCGGTCGGTTTTACCGGAGGCCGCACACGCCACGCGTTGGAGCACGACCGGGCGCTTGCTTTGGTGCTCGTGAAGCTGATCGAAATTGTGGGAGAAGCTGCATCGAGGGTATCCGAGCAAGGGCGGTCGGCCGCTTCGCATCTCCCGTGGCCGTTGATGACAGGCATCCGGAACCGGCTTGTGCACGCCTACTACGACATCGACCTGGACATCGTGTGGACGACGGTAACAGTCGAGTTTCCCCAACTCTGCACCCAACTGGAAGCCATCCTCGACGCACCAGCGGGCGGCGCACACACGGAAGCCGACTGATGCCGATCGCGACGATCAACCCCGCGACGGGGGAGACGCTGGAGACGTTCGAGGCGCTGGGCGAGGCGGAGGTGGACGCCAGGCTCACCCGCGCCGAAGAGGCGTTCCGGCAGCACAGCCGCACGTCTTTCGCGGAGCGGGCGGCGAAGATGACGCGCGCGGCGGAGATCCTCGAGGGCGAGAAGGACGCGCTGGGCCGGATGATGACGACGGAGATGGGAAAGACGCTCGCGGCCGCCGTCGCCGAGGTGGAGAAGTGCGCCACCACCTGCCGCTTCTATGCCCAGAACGCCGAGCGCTTCCTGGCCGACGAGGAGCTGGAGACGGACGCCGTCCGCAGCTTCGTCGCGTACCTGCCGCTGGGTCCGGTGCTGGCGGTGATGCCGTGGAACTTCCCGCTCTGGCAGGTCTTCCGCTTCGCCGCGCCCGCGCTGATGGCCGGCAACGTGGGTGTCCTGAAGCATGCGAGCAACGTCCCGCGCTGCGCCCTGGCCATCGAGGTTGTGTTCCGCCGGGCAGGGTTCGCGGCGGGCGCGTTCCAGACGCTGCTGGTGGGCTCGGACGCGGTGGGGCGCATCATCGACGACCCGCGCATCCGGGCGGCGACCCTCACGGGCAGCACGCCGGCGGGCAGCAGCGTGGCCGAGCGAGCGGGCAAGCGGCTGAAGAAGACGGTGCTGGAGCTGGGCGGCAGCGATCCGTTCATCGTCATGCCCAGCGCGGACCTGGAAGCGGCGGCGAAGACCGCGGTCAAGGCGCGCACCATCAACAACGGCCAGTCGTGCATCGCCGCCAAGCGCTTCATCGTGCACGAAGCCGTGGCGGACGAGTTCGAGCGGCTGTTCGTGCGGGAGATGGAGGCGCTCACGGTGGGCGACCCGATGCTGGAGTCCACGGCCGTGGGGCCCCTGGCGACGGCCAGCATCCGCGACGAGGTGGAGGAGCAGGTGGCGAGGTCGGTACGCATGGGCGCGCGCGTCCTCACCGGCGGCGAGCGCGTACCCGGGCCCGGCTTCTTCTACCGTCCCACCATCCTCACCGACATCCCGGAAGCGTCGCCCGCGTACCGCGAGGAGGTGTTCGGGCCGGTGGCGCTGCTCTTCCGCGTGCCAGACGTGGACGCCGCGATCCGCCAGGCGAATGACTCGCAGTTCGGCCTGGGCAGCAGCGTGTGGACGAACGACGAGGCCGAGCGCGAGCGCTTCGTCCGCGAGATCGAGGCGGGGATGACGTTCGTGAACGCGATGGTCGCTTCGGA is drawn from Longimicrobiaceae bacterium and contains these coding sequences:
- a CDS encoding cell division protein FtsA; protein product: PVRLPADLRTLDHAVLPGLGERHPWVDPVHDWLTDSLLLLSEPLEPESVKGLKGYRTQRQGDARFGEARLALPLRAEFFRWFSPDDVDRMLAVDVLPSGSVTVSLTLDVGPEDGGERVVVRRTYDEGHVRREAGPGLAIWPSFQHDRWKDYVLFRTDSTTLLAENMTVEAFAGGRQIAAERVRRTPLVEAVALSTAPEVLEIRSTVAGPGRVEPLGVVLPRFVGTDSATQTRWEVGVDFGTSNTVISIRENEQPAARLFGSEDLMLPLTHTGPGTADLMSAYFFPASIPERPFGTAVVHMKNLPRLDVEAEKLGLRVTVPFSGYVDSYETNKVAGDLKWSRQSHSYFLSASFLRHVVATVLGEAVQHGVDPAHVTFRWAYPRAFSTSQVNQLRKQWQHVMATFAHLGLAEGALREELDESTSALRHFFNAGQVGVAGDMQAILDIGGGTSDLAVYGRNKVLVLDSVILGGRNLTGRRQQAASQEMLGNPFVDAFFRWACEHDLPQQARGVVETYLRDGEVHLAFSYLVGTAWFQQGRAALFHADAAFHGFQGIIFYFFGALFYYVGLTFRALAPEGAPVELPQRVVLAGNGSRYIDWLTDLVPSHGPDVFKRALAALAVAGAGPGAVASRPPHVERSDKPKEEVARGLVALVQTSQLSDTGAALTPVIGERLVTGNGAGDAERRLDVTSRFDAGEVVDQAWAAGMRWEDGEMEIERFHAALLGAVGGVGSYGEQWARTGARYRSFFQTLDRRDLQEETRRRLEYQTGLESGFRGSIFLLEATAVLDLMRDAFFRR
- a CDS encoding OmpA family protein, encoding MHDELTGEEGSGPWPAFADLLAATTLLFLVLFAAVAVPAIQRAGAADARENTLKKLEVAIRGADTDSRVSVRRVGDYLLVRIEGDATFPVDRFELAKLKPEGKVILRSFGGFLRRPEVLPNIDQVQVVGHTSSEGSPERNWILSASRAATVSLFLIDSVGIPACQVSALGRSRYYPVNPAAAASGHVDEADRRIELEIRPVIPSDTVQQARRKSCVERRG
- a CDS encoding nucleotidyltransferase family protein, with translation MNQTMLQQRLNVDPDVIAEFCRKHHISRLAFFGSVLRDDFNPESDIDVLVDFEPGHIPGMMAIIGMELEFSEFMNGRKVDLRTAKDLSRYFRAEVVATADVWYDAA
- a CDS encoding HepT-like ribonuclease domain-containing protein, producing MTLPDSVRLRHMLEAADEAVGFTGGRTRHALEHDRALALVLVKLIEIVGEAASRVSEQGRSAASHLPWPLMTGIRNRLVHAYYDIDLDIVWTTVTVEFPQLCTQLEAILDAPAGGAHTEAD
- a CDS encoding NAD-dependent succinate-semialdehyde dehydrogenase; this translates as MPIATINPATGETLETFEALGEAEVDARLTRAEEAFRQHSRTSFAERAAKMTRAAEILEGEKDALGRMMTTEMGKTLAAAVAEVEKCATTCRFYAQNAERFLADEELETDAVRSFVAYLPLGPVLAVMPWNFPLWQVFRFAAPALMAGNVGVLKHASNVPRCALAIEVVFRRAGFAAGAFQTLLVGSDAVGRIIDDPRIRAATLTGSTPAGSSVAERAGKRLKKTVLELGGSDPFIVMPSADLEAAAKTAVKARTINNGQSCIAAKRFIVHEAVADEFERLFVREMEALTVGDPMLESTAVGPLATASIRDEVEEQVARSVRMGARVLTGGERVPGPGFFYRPTILTDIPEASPAYREEVFGPVALLFRVPDVDAAIRQANDSQFGLGSSVWTNDEAERERFVREIEAGMTFVNAMVASDPRLPFGGVKESGYGRELGTFGIREFVNVKSVWIDQPKNTAGAAAE